A genomic segment from Saimiri boliviensis isolate mSaiBol1 chromosome 14, mSaiBol1.pri, whole genome shotgun sequence encodes:
- the ZNF628 gene encoding zinc finger protein 628, producing the protein MVGSHADMAPASTAEGTGEKPGPAAPAAQYECGECGKSFRWSSRLLHHQRTHTGERPYKCPDCPKAFKGSSALLYHQRGHTGERPYQCPDCPKAFKRSSLLQIHRSVHTGLRAFICGQCGLAFKWSSHYQYHLRQHTGERPYPCPDCPKAFKNSSSLRRHRHVHTGERPYTCGVCGKSFTQSTNLRQHQRVHTGERPFRCPLCPKTFTHSSNLLLHQRTHGAAPTPAPGPAPTPGATPAAPHPQSQEPIGSKVFVCDAYLQRHLQPHSPPAPPAPPPPPPPVVPELFLAAAETTVELVYRCDGCEQGFSSEELLVEHQPCPGPEAVPQPQDAPAEAPNADPPSSPLPQPPPSAAAPAPGFACLPCGKSFRTVAGLSRHQHTHGAAGGQAFRCGSCDGSFPQLASLLAHQQCHVEEAAAGRPPPQAEAAEVTCPQEPLAPAAPAPLPPPAAPASAERPYKCAECGKAFKGSSGLRYHLRDHTGERPYQCGECGKAFKRSSLLAIHQRVHTGLRAFTCGQCGQTFKWSSHYQYHLRLHSGERPYACGECGKAFRNTSCLRRHRHVHTGERPHACSVCGKSFAQTSNLRQHQRVHTGERPFRCPLCPKTFTHSSNLLLHQRTHSAERPFTCPICGRGFVMAAYLQRHLRTHAPANTAPSTIAPAAGPQPPAPLAAVAAPPATQDVHVLPHLQATLSLEVAGGTAQAPTLGPAAPNSQTFLLVQTAQGLQLIPSSVQPPAPPPPPAPPKLILLPSSSAGAGGGRARQGPPAVGKAGQGAGVVWLPGPGGLGVQGAASAAASGGGQSLIVLQNVGGGEAGPQEMSGVQLQPLRPASEVTTVQLQPAQEVTTVQLQPTQEVTTVQLQPTQEVTTVQLQPVAGQLSNSSGGAVAAEAPNLLVVQSGAAEELLTGPGPGEAGDAEASTGVVQDVLFETLQTDEGLQSVLVLSGADGEQTRLCVQEVETLAPGLTEPPATGPPGQKLLIIRSAPATELLDSSSAAGGAATLQLLAPSPSGPASASAALPAAPASQMVQVVPAGAGPSVMTPQGLPSIQIVQTLPSVQLVHTF; encoded by the coding sequence ATGGTCGGCTCACACGCGGACATGGCACCGGCCTCCACTGCGGAGGGGACCGGGGAGAAGCCAGGCCCTGCGGCCCCAGCGGCTCAGTATGAGTGCGGGGAGTGCGGCAAGTCATTCCGGTGGTCGTCCCGGCTCCTGCATCACCAGCGCACGCACACAGGCGAGCGGCCCTACAAGTGCCCAGACTGCCCCAAGGCCTTCAAGGGCTCCTCGGCCCTGCTCTACCATCAGCGAGGCCACACGGGCGAGCGGCCCTACCAGTGCCCTGACTGCCCCAAAGCCTTCAAGCGCTCCTCCCTGCTGCAGATCCACCGCAGCGTGCACACCGGCCTGCGGGCCTTCATCTGCGGCCAGTGCGGTCTGGCCTTCAAGTGGTCGTCCCACTACCAGTACCACCTAAGACAGCACACAGGCGAGCGGCCCTACCCGTGCCCGGACTGCCCCAAGGCCTTCAAAAACTCGTCCAGCCTGCGGCGCCACCGCCACGTGCACACCGGCGAGCGGCCCTACACCTGCGGCGTCTGCGGCAAGAGCTTCACGCAGAGCACCAACCTGCGGCAGCACCAGCGCGTGCACACCGGCGAGCGGCCCTTCCGCTGCCCGCTGTGCCCCAAGACCTTCACCCACTCCTCCAACCTGCTGCTGCACCAGCGCACCCACGGCGCCGCCCCCACTCCCGCCCcgggccccgcccccaccccgggCGCCACCCCCGCGGCCCCGCACCCCCAGTCCCAGGAGCCCATCGGCAGCAAGGTCTTCGTGTGTGACGCCTACCTGCAGCGGCACCTCCAGCCCCACAGCCCGcccgcgccccccgccccgccgcccccgcccccaccagtGGTACCCGAGCTCTTTTTGGCGGCGGCGGAGACCACGGTAGAGCTGGTGTACCGCTGCGATGGCTGCGAGCAGGGATTCAGCAGCGAGGAGCTGCTCGTGGAGCACCAGCCGTGTCCCGGACCCGAGGCGGTGCCCCAGCCCCAGGACGCACCCGCCGAGGCGCCCAACGCCGACCCGCCATCGTCCCCTCTGCCGCAGCCCCCTCCttccgccgccgcccccgcccctgGTTTTGCCTGTCTGCCCTGCGGCAAGTCCTTCCGGACGGTGGCCGGGCTCTCCCGCCACCAGCACACCCACGGGGCTGCCGGCGGGCAGGCGTTCCGCTGCGGCAGCTGCGACGGCTCATTTCCGCAGCTGGCCAGCCTCCTGGCGCATCAGCAGTGCCACGTGGAAGAGGCGGCGGCCGGGCGCCCGCCCCCGCAGGCTGAGGCCGCCGAGGTCACCTGCCCCCAGGAACCGCTGGCGCCCGCCGCCCCAGCTCCGCTGCCACCCCCGGCCGCCCCGGCTTCTGCAGAGCGGCCCTACAAGTGTGCCGAGTGCGGCAAGGCCTTCAAGGGCTCCTCGGGGCTGCGCTACCACCTGCGGGACCACACCGGCGAGCGGCCTTACCAGTGTGGCGAGTGTGGCAAGGCCTTCAAGCGCTCCTCCCTGCTGGCCATCCACCAGCGCGTGCACACCGGCCTGCGGGCCTTCACCTGCGGCCAGTGCGGCCAGACCTTCAAATGGTCGTCCCACTACCAGTACCACCTGCGGCTGCACTCGGGCGAGCGGCCCTACGCCTGCGGGGAATGCGGCAAGGCCTTCCGCAACACGTCGTGTCTGCGGCGCCACCGCCATGTGCACACCGGGGAGAGGCCCCACGCCTGTAGCGTCTGTGGCAAGAGCTTCGCACAGACCTCCAACCTGCGGCAGCACCAGCGTGTGCACACCGGCGAGCGGCCCTTCCGCTGCCCGCTGTGCCCTAAGACCTTCACCCACTCCTCCAACCTGCTCCTGCACCAGCGCACGCACTCAGCCGAGCGCCCCTTCACATGCCCCATCTGCGGTCGTGGCTTCGTTATGGCCGCCTATCTGCAGCGGCACCTGAGGACGCATGCCCCGGCCAACACCGCTCCCAGCACCATAGCCCCCGCCGCCGGTCCCCAGCCCCCTGCTCCGCTGGCCGCCGTCGCGGCCCCGCCAGCCACCCAGGATGTCCACGTCCTGCCCCACCTCCAGGCCACGCTCTCCCTCGAGGTGGCGGGGGGCACGGCCCAGGCCCCGACCTTGGGCCCAGCGGCGCCCAACTCTCAGACGTTTCTCCTGGTGCAGACTGCCCAGGGCCTCCAGCTGATCCCCAGCAGCGTGCAGCCCCCTGCTCCTCCGCCCCCTCCCGCACCACCCAAGCTCATCCTGCTGCCCTCCTCCAGTGCTGGGGCGGGGGGCGGCCGTGCAAGGCAGGGGCCGCCGGCAGTAGGGAAGGCAGGTCAGGGGGCGGGAGTTGTCTGGCTGCCAGGCCCTGGGGGTCTGGGGGTGCAGGGAGCGGCCAGTGCTGCGGCCAGCGGGGGAGGGCAGAGCCTCATCGTTCTGCAGAATGTAGGGGGCGGGGAGGCAGGGCCACAGGAAATGAGTGGAGTGCAGCTCCAGCCCCTCCGGCCAGCCTCGGAAGTGACCACTGTCCAGCTCCAGCCAGCACAGGAAGTGACCACTGTCCAGCTCCAGCCGACACAGGAAGTGACCACGGTCCAGCTCCAGCCGACACAGGAAGTGACCACGGTCCAGCTCCAGCCCGTGGCCGGCCAGCTCTCCAATTCCAGTGGAGGAGCTGTGGCTGCTGAGGCGCCCAACCTGCTGGTGGTTCAGAGTGGGGCAGCTGAGGAGTTGCTCACCGGCCCGGGCCCCGGGGAGGCGGGGGATGCTGAGGCCAGCACCGGTGTGGTCCAGGATGTCCTCTTTGAGACACTGCAGACGGACGAGGGCTTGCAGAGCGTGCTGGTGCTGAGCGGGGCCGATGGCGAGCAGACCAGGCTCTGCGTACAGGAGGTAGAAACCCTTGCCCCTGGGCTGACCGAGCCGCCGGCCACCGGCCCGCCGGGGCAGAAACTCCTCATCATCCGCAGTGCCCCGGCCACTGAGCTACTGGACAGCAGCAGCGCCGCAGGAGGCGCCGCCACGCTGCAGCTCCTGGCCCCATCGCCGTCCGGTCCAGCCTCGGCTTCCGCGGCGCTCCCTGCGGCTCCAGCCTCCCAGATGGTACAAGTGGTCCCTGCGGGAGCTGGGCCCAGTGTCATGACCCCGCAGGGCTTGCCCTCCATCCAGATTGTGCAGACCCTACCCTCAGTCCAGCTAGTGCACACGTTTTGA
- the NAT14 gene encoding putative N-acetyltransferase 14 isoform X2, producing the protein MAPSHLSVREMREDEKPLVLEMLKASVKDTENRVALHALTRPPALLLLAAASSGLRFVLASFALALLLPVFLAVAAVKLGLRARWGSLPPPGGLGGPWVAVRGSGDVCGVLALAPGTNAGDGARVTRLSVSRWHRRRGVGRRLLAFAEARARAWAGGMGETRARLVVPVAVATWGVAGMLEGCGYQADGGWGCLGYTLVREFSKDL; encoded by the exons ATGGCCCCCAGCCACCTGTCAGTGCGGGAGATGAGGGAAGATGAGAAGCCTCTGGTGCTGGAGATGCTGAAG GCCAGCGTGAAGGACACGGAGAACCGCGTGGCCCTCCATGCCCTGACACGGCCACCAGCCCTGCTCCTCCTGGCGGCGGCCAGCAGCGGCTTGCGCTTTGTCCTGGCTTCCTTTGCCCTGGCCCTCCTCCTGCCGGTGTTCCTGGCTGTGGCCGCTGTGAAGCTGGGCCTGCGGGCCCGATGGGGCTCACTGCCTCCCCCGGGTGGCTTGGGGGGCCCCTGGGTGGCAGTGCGGGGCTCTGGCGATGTGTGTGGGGTCCTGGCCTTGGCCCCTGGCACCAACGCAGGGGATGGGGCCCGGGTCACCCGCCTCTCTGTCTCTCGCTGGCACCGCCGCCGGGGAGTGGGCAGGAGGCTGCTGGCCTTTGCGGAGGCCCGGGCTCGGGCCTGGGCTGGGGGCATGGGGGAGACCCGGGCTAGGCTTGTGGTCCCCGTAGCTGTGGCCACCTGGGGGGTGGCGGGGATGCTGGAGGGCTGCGGCTACCAGGCTGATGGGGGCTGGGGCTGCCTAGGCTACACATTGGTGAGGGAGTTCAGCAAAGACCTGTGA
- the NAT14 gene encoding putative N-acetyltransferase 14 isoform X1 produces the protein MGGVGRRWAGGCRARPAGSSREGPCTAENPPAGIAACAQVAPQRGHVGRRPALVPARRPSPAGARSRVSPGPLSRCSFSRAGEVTSRPSAGSLLGSPSPRSGELSNGCYGREQAPRPPPRVTSLPPATPSRPAPGAWSKDQKRPAQVHDASSLLGGGGLGAAMAPSHLSVREMREDEKPLVLEMLKASVKDTENRVALHALTRPPALLLLAAASSGLRFVLASFALALLLPVFLAVAAVKLGLRARWGSLPPPGGLGGPWVAVRGSGDVCGVLALAPGTNAGDGARVTRLSVSRWHRRRGVGRRLLAFAEARARAWAGGMGETRARLVVPVAVATWGVAGMLEGCGYQADGGWGCLGYTLVREFSKDL, from the exons ATGGGGGGGGTCGGGCGCCGCTGGGCTGGAGGATGCCGAGCACGGCCGGCTGGCTCCTCCCGCGAAGGCCCCTGCACCGCGGAGAATCCACCCGCTGGCATCGCCGCCTGCGCTCAGGTTGCTCCGCAACGAGGGCACGTGGGGCGGAGACCCGCGCTGGTGCCCGCCCGCCGCCCGTCTCCTGCCGGCGCCCGCTCCCGTGTTTCCCCAGGTCCCCTTTCCCGCTGCTCCTTCTCTAGAGCAGGAGAGGTCACCTCCCGGCCCTCCGCAGGGTCACTGCTCGGCTCCCCCAGCCCGCGCTCCGGGGAGCTTAGCAACGGTTGCTACGGCCGGGAGCAGGCGCCGCGCCCCCCCCCGCGGGTGACGTCACTTCCGCCGGCGACCCCTTCCCGACCCGCTCCCGGAGCCTGGTCAAAGGACCAAAAGCGACCCGCGCAG GTGCACGACGCCAGCTCTCTTCTGGGGGGCGGGGGCCTGGGGGCTGCCATGGCCCCCAGCCACCTGTCAGTGCGGGAGATGAGGGAAGATGAGAAGCCTCTGGTGCTGGAGATGCTGAAG GCCAGCGTGAAGGACACGGAGAACCGCGTGGCCCTCCATGCCCTGACACGGCCACCAGCCCTGCTCCTCCTGGCGGCGGCCAGCAGCGGCTTGCGCTTTGTCCTGGCTTCCTTTGCCCTGGCCCTCCTCCTGCCGGTGTTCCTGGCTGTGGCCGCTGTGAAGCTGGGCCTGCGGGCCCGATGGGGCTCACTGCCTCCCCCGGGTGGCTTGGGGGGCCCCTGGGTGGCAGTGCGGGGCTCTGGCGATGTGTGTGGGGTCCTGGCCTTGGCCCCTGGCACCAACGCAGGGGATGGGGCCCGGGTCACCCGCCTCTCTGTCTCTCGCTGGCACCGCCGCCGGGGAGTGGGCAGGAGGCTGCTGGCCTTTGCGGAGGCCCGGGCTCGGGCCTGGGCTGGGGGCATGGGGGAGACCCGGGCTAGGCTTGTGGTCCCCGTAGCTGTGGCCACCTGGGGGGTGGCGGGGATGCTGGAGGGCTGCGGCTACCAGGCTGATGGGGGCTGGGGCTGCCTAGGCTACACATTGGTGAGGGAGTTCAGCAAAGACCTGTGA